A single region of the Streptomyces virginiae genome encodes:
- the hmgA gene encoding homogentisate 1,2-dioxygenase: MSEQARKTAEALEYLTGFGNEHSSEAVPGALPIGRNSPQRAPLGLYAEQLSGSAFTEPRTHNRRSWLYRIRPSAAHPPFTRIDNGALRSAPFTESVADPNRLRWNPLPAPAPGTDFLSGLWTLGGNGDAAQRAGMAIHLYAANADMTDRVFSDSDGELLIVPERGGLLLRTELGLLAARPGDMALIPRGVRFRVELLDADARGYICENYGQPFELPNLGPIGANGLAAARDFQAPVAAYEDSERPTEVINKFCGNLWSATYDHSPLDVVAWHGSHVPYVYDMRRFNVLGSISYDHPDPSIFTVLTSPSDTPGLAGVDFVVFAPRWLVGEDTFRPPYFHRNVMSEYMGLIEGAYDAKAEGFVPGGGSLHNMMSAHGPDHETFERASAAELKPQKIDDGLAFMFETRWPITATAQAAGADHLQRGYDDVWQGLQRHFRA, encoded by the coding sequence ATGAGCGAGCAGGCCAGGAAGACGGCCGAGGCACTGGAGTACCTCACCGGCTTCGGCAACGAGCACAGCTCGGAGGCCGTCCCCGGCGCCCTGCCGATCGGCCGGAACTCGCCCCAGCGCGCCCCCCTCGGCCTCTACGCCGAGCAGCTCAGCGGCAGCGCCTTCACCGAGCCCCGCACCCACAACCGCCGCTCCTGGCTCTACCGGATCCGCCCCTCGGCCGCGCACCCGCCCTTCACCCGGATCGACAACGGGGCCCTGCGTTCGGCACCCTTCACCGAGTCCGTGGCGGACCCGAACCGGCTCCGCTGGAACCCGCTGCCCGCGCCGGCCCCCGGCACCGACTTCCTCTCCGGCCTGTGGACCCTCGGCGGCAACGGCGACGCCGCCCAGCGCGCCGGCATGGCCATCCACCTCTACGCCGCCAACGCCGACATGACCGACCGGGTGTTCAGCGACTCCGACGGCGAGCTGCTGATCGTCCCCGAGCGCGGCGGGCTGCTCCTGCGCACCGAACTGGGCCTGCTCGCCGCCCGCCCGGGCGACATGGCCCTCATCCCCCGCGGCGTCCGCTTCCGCGTCGAGCTGCTGGACGCCGACGCCCGCGGCTACATCTGCGAGAACTACGGCCAGCCCTTCGAGCTGCCGAACCTGGGCCCGATCGGCGCCAACGGCCTCGCCGCCGCACGGGACTTCCAGGCCCCCGTGGCGGCGTACGAGGACAGCGAGCGCCCGACCGAGGTGATCAACAAGTTCTGCGGCAACCTCTGGTCCGCCACGTACGACCACTCCCCGCTCGACGTGGTCGCCTGGCACGGCAGCCACGTCCCGTACGTGTACGACATGCGCCGCTTCAACGTCCTGGGCTCGATCAGCTACGACCACCCCGACCCGTCGATCTTCACCGTCCTGACCTCGCCCTCCGACACCCCGGGGCTGGCGGGCGTGGACTTCGTGGTCTTCGCCCCGCGCTGGCTGGTCGGCGAGGACACCTTCCGTCCGCCCTACTTCCACCGCAACGTGATGAGCGAGTACATGGGCCTGATCGAGGGGGCCTACGATGCCAAGGCCGAGGGCTTCGTCCCCGGCGGCGGCTCGCTCCACAACATGATGTCCGCGCACGGACCCGACCACGAGACCTTCGAGCGGGCGAGTGCGGCCGAGCTGAAGCCGCAGAAGATCGACGACGGCCTGGCCTTCATGTTCGAGACCCGCTGGCCGATCACCGCCACCGCGCAGGCGGCCGGCGCGGATCACCTCCAGCGCGGGTACGACGACGTGTGGCAGGGTCTGCAGCGCCACTTCCGCGCCTGA
- a CDS encoding right-handed parallel beta-helix repeat-containing protein, which produces MSWTRRFPAVPAALLAALLALLSLLVAAPAASAHEERPITLPDGSGSVPEYRTAEPDLIVCKTDRPAFERRISAFPEELRQRNLALYERCEKSGYRHLQEAVDAVDRPGMNIAILPGLYEEEPSLPAPTGECAVLKAPQSSLGYQILSYEQQVQCRHNQNLVAILGKTNLQIEGTGASRLDVVVDAKYQKLNAIRADKSNGVYFRNFTAQRTTFNSLYVLAGDGFVIDDVLTRWNDEYGFLTFASDHGLYKNCESYGNGDSGIYPGSASNINDGRGYEVPRYSIEITGCRSHHNMVGYSGTAGDSVWVHDNEFDQNMGGASMDSAFPGHPGLPQNHAKFERNLIHDNNQDYYGHVADGTCAKPPIERGYERGVVCPQISMPPGTGIITAGGNWNLYENNWVYGHRRAGFFLSAVPAFIRGEEAWSKQTDTSHHNRYAGNVMGKDRSGAARPNGMDVWWDGQGRANCWQDGPDGSTPGTVPQCGDRRGEVSGASARLVGEPVKLVQLLVCADYNVQARKLPAGCDWYGARGLERVETQLALAVAAVLLLVGGVLWWRRLRGSRLGTAASLAGLAGLILDVAGSTMSLTATFVPALALLLLGLWWTGVGLALRAGRPWLARLTLLLAGLTLLDAFDKAVLMIPWTPLSPAWVRALVAVVWVLWAVVASARPGTPARPSGPGGDPAGDREPVPAGPAPALSAAAPEPPATPTTPDPAP; this is translated from the coding sequence ATGTCGTGGACCCGCAGGTTCCCTGCCGTGCCGGCGGCGCTCCTCGCCGCCCTCCTCGCCCTCCTGTCCCTCCTCGTCGCCGCGCCCGCCGCCAGCGCGCACGAGGAGCGCCCGATCACCCTCCCGGACGGCTCCGGATCGGTACCCGAGTACCGCACGGCGGAGCCCGACCTGATCGTCTGCAAGACCGACCGGCCCGCCTTCGAGCGCCGGATATCCGCCTTCCCCGAAGAGCTCAGGCAGCGCAACCTCGCCCTGTACGAGCGGTGCGAGAAGAGCGGCTACCGACACCTCCAGGAGGCCGTCGACGCCGTCGACCGGCCCGGGATGAACATCGCGATCCTCCCCGGCCTGTACGAGGAGGAGCCCTCCCTCCCCGCGCCGACGGGGGAGTGCGCCGTGCTGAAGGCCCCCCAGTCCTCGCTCGGGTACCAGATCCTGTCCTACGAGCAGCAGGTGCAATGCCGGCACAACCAGAACCTCGTCGCCATCCTCGGCAAGACGAACCTGCAGATCGAGGGCACGGGCGCGTCACGGCTCGACGTGGTCGTCGACGCCAAGTACCAGAAGCTGAACGCCATCCGGGCGGACAAGTCCAACGGCGTCTACTTCCGCAACTTCACCGCCCAGCGCACCACCTTCAACTCGCTGTACGTGCTCGCGGGCGACGGCTTCGTCATCGACGACGTGCTGACCCGCTGGAACGACGAGTACGGCTTCCTGACCTTCGCCAGTGACCACGGGCTCTACAAGAACTGCGAGTCGTACGGGAACGGCGACTCCGGCATCTACCCGGGCAGCGCCTCGAACATCAACGACGGCCGCGGCTACGAGGTCCCCCGGTACTCCATCGAGATCACCGGCTGCCGCAGCCACCACAACATGGTCGGCTACTCCGGCACCGCGGGCGACTCGGTGTGGGTGCACGACAACGAGTTCGACCAGAACATGGGCGGCGCCTCGATGGACAGCGCCTTCCCCGGCCACCCCGGACTCCCGCAGAACCACGCCAAGTTCGAGCGGAACCTGATCCACGACAACAACCAGGACTACTACGGTCACGTCGCCGACGGCACCTGCGCCAAACCGCCGATCGAGCGCGGCTACGAGCGGGGCGTGGTCTGCCCGCAGATCTCCATGCCGCCGGGCACCGGCATCATCACCGCCGGCGGCAACTGGAACCTCTACGAGAACAACTGGGTGTACGGGCACCGGCGCGCTGGCTTCTTCCTCAGCGCGGTCCCCGCCTTCATCCGGGGCGAGGAGGCGTGGTCGAAGCAGACCGACACCTCCCACCACAACCGGTACGCCGGGAACGTCATGGGCAAGGACAGGTCCGGCGCCGCCCGCCCCAACGGCATGGACGTGTGGTGGGACGGCCAGGGGCGCGCCAACTGCTGGCAGGACGGACCCGACGGCTCCACCCCCGGGACCGTCCCGCAGTGCGGCGACCGCCGGGGCGAGGTCTCGGGGGCGTCCGCCCGCCTGGTCGGCGAACCGGTCAAGCTGGTCCAGCTCCTCGTCTGCGCGGACTACAACGTCCAGGCACGCAAACTCCCGGCCGGCTGCGACTGGTACGGCGCGCGTGGGCTGGAGCGGGTGGAGACCCAGCTCGCGCTGGCCGTGGCCGCCGTGCTACTGCTGGTCGGCGGGGTCCTGTGGTGGCGCCGTCTGCGCGGCTCGCGCCTGGGCACGGCGGCCTCGCTGGCCGGGCTCGCGGGTCTGATCCTGGACGTGGCGGGCTCCACCATGTCCCTGACCGCCACCTTCGTCCCGGCGCTCGCCCTGCTCCTGCTCGGCCTGTGGTGGACGGGCGTCGGCCTGGCCCTGCGGGCCGGCCGCCCCTGGTTGGCCCGTCTGACCCTGCTACTGGCCGGGCTGACCCTGCTGGACGCCTTCGACAAGGCCGTCCTGATGATCCCCTGGACCCCCCTGAGCCCCGCCTGGGTACGGGCCCTGGTCGCCGTGGTCTGGGTGCTGTGGGCGGTGGTGGCCTCGGCCCGCCCGGGCACCCCGGCCCGGCCGTCCGGCCCGGGCGGCGACCCCGCGGGCGACCGCGAGCCGGTCCCCGCCGGCCCCGCCCCGGCGCTCAGCGCGGCCGCCCCGGAACCTCCGGCGACCCCGACGACCCCGGATCCCGCGCCGTGA
- a CDS encoding serine/threonine-protein kinase yields MSDQSNSDRVISGRYRLLEPIGRGGMGIVWRARDEVLARDVAVKEVRAPAGLEPTELERLYRRLEREAWAAARVSHRGVVTVYDVASEGGRPWIVMELVRGLSLADVLEAEGPMTPQRAAHIGEQVLAALRSAHDSGVLHRDVKPGNVLIANDGRVVLGDFGIATLEGSSSITMTGEVVGSPEFLAPERASGRDPGPASDLWALGIMLYTAVEGVSPFRQATPLETLRAVVDSELPPPRRAGALTPVLEGLLRKDPAERLPAAEAARMLRVVGAGGSVRAPDGPVSGPDAPTVVAHHGQGTDTPREPYRAQPTPAAPPAHAAPYGTPPPVAREGNAGLVLTVGIVLMALALIAVGWLLFKDRGNGDGTGAGNGSPTGSATASRTVTRTPTTAPSAPVSASATGAAGQHVSVYVDVVRSSYTGSCPPPAGSAPAFTATVEVERIPVVLEYRWATRSGRTSGPDWQSVTYEEGGPRSRRLEHTELTHAPDGAFEDAVRLEVRGPAEVATQWVTTSVTCRKETPTSGAPSPGPSTSATTSPSPSATTSAPASPAGPATDGSDGADGAVRTDRTESADQAAFVKTGR; encoded by the coding sequence GTGAGTGACCAATCGAACTCCGATCGTGTCATCTCGGGCCGCTACCGGTTGCTCGAACCGATCGGCCGCGGCGGGATGGGCATCGTGTGGCGGGCCCGGGACGAGGTACTCGCCCGCGATGTCGCCGTCAAGGAGGTGCGGGCGCCGGCCGGGCTGGAACCCACCGAACTGGAGCGGCTGTACCGGCGGCTGGAGCGGGAGGCCTGGGCCGCGGCCCGGGTCTCGCACCGCGGGGTCGTCACCGTCTACGACGTGGCCTCGGAGGGCGGGCGGCCCTGGATCGTGATGGAGCTGGTGCGCGGGCTCTCGCTGGCCGACGTACTGGAGGCCGAGGGGCCGATGACCCCTCAGCGGGCCGCGCACATCGGGGAACAGGTGCTCGCCGCGCTGCGCTCGGCGCACGACTCCGGGGTGCTGCACCGGGACGTGAAGCCGGGCAACGTCCTGATCGCCAACGACGGCCGGGTGGTGCTCGGCGACTTCGGGATCGCGACCCTGGAGGGCTCCTCCTCGATCACCATGACGGGCGAGGTGGTCGGCTCGCCCGAATTCCTCGCGCCCGAGCGGGCGTCGGGACGCGATCCGGGACCCGCCTCGGACCTGTGGGCGCTCGGGATCATGCTGTACACCGCCGTCGAGGGGGTCTCGCCCTTCCGGCAGGCCACCCCGCTGGAAACCCTGCGGGCGGTGGTGGACTCGGAGTTGCCGCCGCCACGTCGGGCCGGGGCGCTGACGCCCGTACTGGAGGGGCTGCTGCGCAAGGACCCGGCCGAGCGGCTGCCCGCGGCGGAGGCGGCCCGGATGCTGCGGGTGGTGGGCGCGGGCGGGAGCGTACGGGCTCCCGACGGGCCGGTGTCGGGGCCGGACGCGCCGACGGTCGTCGCGCACCACGGGCAGGGGACGGACACCCCGCGCGAGCCGTACCGGGCGCAGCCGACGCCCGCGGCGCCACCGGCACATGCGGCCCCGTACGGGACGCCGCCTCCGGTGGCCCGCGAGGGGAACGCCGGGCTGGTGCTGACCGTCGGCATCGTGCTGATGGCGCTGGCTCTGATCGCGGTGGGGTGGCTGCTGTTCAAGGATCGCGGGAACGGCGACGGGACGGGCGCCGGGAACGGCTCTCCGACGGGCTCGGCGACGGCTTCTCGGACCGTGACCAGGACGCCGACGACGGCTCCTTCGGCCCCGGTGTCGGCGTCCGCCACGGGCGCGGCGGGACAGCACGTCTCGGTGTACGTGGACGTGGTGCGCTCCTCGTACACCGGCAGCTGCCCGCCACCGGCCGGGTCCGCGCCCGCCTTCACGGCCACCGTGGAGGTGGAGCGCATCCCGGTCGTGCTGGAGTACCGCTGGGCCACGCGCAGCGGACGTACCTCCGGACCCGACTGGCAGTCCGTCACGTACGAGGAGGGCGGACCGAGGAGCCGGCGGCTGGAGCACACCGAGCTCACGCACGCACCGGACGGGGCCTTCGAGGACGCGGTCCGCCTGGAGGTGCGGGGACCGGCGGAGGTGGCCACCCAGTGGGTGACCACCTCGGTGACGTGCCGGAAGGAGACCCCGACGAGCGGGGCCCCCTCCCCCGGGCCGAGCACTTCGGCGACGACGTCGCCGTCACCGTCGGCGACGACGAGCGCGCCGGCGAGTCCGGCAGGTCCGGCGACCGACGGGTCGGACGGGGCCGACGGGGCGGTCCGGACGGATCGGACGGAGTCGGCCGATCAGGCGGCGTTCGTGAAGACCGGCAGGTAG
- a CDS encoding type ISP restriction/modification enzyme has protein sequence MPWSVGGLRLGRDWVAAPDPAALRARWATLAGSEGAERERLFRPSRSRRPDAGAAALPGQRSAATARFADDPGPCPDPVRVLREPFDEQWLLPDQRLIDAARPELWRVRDEHQLFLALTPDPLVTAHLPVGRLGRIRPLHRRPGGAEPNLAPGLLPLLDALHGGPVTPEDVLSWILVAGRTAPRGYEVPLAADPERWRAGLELGHRLLGVQLRGARGGEPPRLPGGRRPYVRSAVTGWPPELAYDAGSETLSLGSGTVSPVPAGAWEYEAQGVRVLPAWFAARTAHRGPDTEGLAALGPVEWPQSWTSELLALVTTLALLAELAPERAAFEIGPELSTEALRVAGVLPPPAWARRPASVLDHQEEGPGGQFALL, from the coding sequence ATGCCCTGGTCCGTGGGCGGCCTGCGCCTGGGCCGGGACTGGGTGGCCGCACCCGATCCGGCGGCCCTGCGCGCCCGCTGGGCCACCCTGGCCGGCTCCGAAGGCGCCGAGCGGGAGCGGCTGTTCCGCCCGAGCCGCAGCCGTCGACCCGACGCCGGGGCGGCCGCCCTGCCCGGGCAGCGGTCGGCGGCCACGGCCCGTTTCGCCGACGACCCGGGCCCCTGCCCCGACCCCGTACGGGTGCTCCGCGAGCCCTTCGACGAGCAGTGGCTGCTGCCCGACCAGCGGCTCATCGACGCGGCCCGCCCCGAGCTCTGGCGGGTCCGGGACGAGCACCAGCTGTTCCTCGCCCTGACCCCGGATCCGCTGGTCACCGCACACCTCCCGGTCGGCCGCCTCGGCCGGATCCGCCCCCTGCACCGGCGCCCCGGCGGCGCCGAGCCGAATCTCGCGCCCGGCCTGCTGCCCCTGCTGGACGCGCTCCACGGCGGCCCGGTCACCCCCGAGGACGTCCTGTCCTGGATCCTCGTGGCGGGCCGCACGGCTCCGCGCGGGTACGAGGTCCCGCTCGCCGCCGATCCCGAGCGCTGGCGGGCCGGGCTGGAGCTGGGGCACCGGCTGCTGGGCGTGCAGCTGCGCGGGGCCCGCGGCGGCGAACCGCCCCGGCTGCCCGGCGGGCGCCGGCCGTACGTCCGCTCGGCGGTCACGGGCTGGCCGCCCGAGCTCGCGTACGACGCCGGGAGCGAGACGCTCAGCCTCGGGAGCGGGACGGTCTCCCCCGTCCCGGCCGGGGCCTGGGAGTACGAGGCGCAGGGCGTGCGGGTGCTGCCGGCCTGGTTCGCCGCCCGCACCGCGCACCGGGGTCCGGACACCGAGGGTCTGGCGGCGCTGGGGCCGGTCGAGTGGCCGCAGAGCTGGACGTCGGAGCTGCTCGCCCTGGTGACCACGTTGGCACTGCTGGCGGAACTGGCCCCGGAGCGGGCCGCGTTCGAGATCGGTCCGGAGCTGTCGACCGAGGCGCTGCGCGTGGCCGGGGTGCTGCCGCCGCCGGCCTGGGCCCGGCGCCCGGCGTCCGTGCTGGACCACCAGGAGGAAGGCCCGGGCGGGCAGTTCGCCCTCCTCTGA
- a CDS encoding ABC transporter permease: protein MSTLLSDGGAVLTRQLQKARHAPALLVLTQTMPITMLLFFGYVFGSALAMPGAEYREFLVPGLLAATAANGLMTGMFTAAQDAHRGVMDRFRTLPMSRTAVPLGQTAADLLTTGVSMVPLMLVGLAMGWRIENGLSGALGALGVLLLFRFATAWVGTYLGLLSSSEEAAGQLGSATFVLPMLSSAYLPTAGLPGWLRAVAEWNPISAVATAVRELCGNAGGAAEAGAAWPAAHPVAGALLWSGVLLALFVPLATRRFARGR from the coding sequence ATGAGCACCCTGCTGTCCGACGGCGGAGCCGTCCTCACCCGCCAGCTCCAGAAGGCGCGGCACGCCCCGGCGTTGCTGGTCCTCACCCAGACGATGCCGATCACCATGCTGCTGTTCTTCGGCTACGTCTTCGGCAGTGCGCTCGCCATGCCGGGTGCGGAGTACCGGGAGTTCCTGGTCCCCGGGCTGCTGGCCGCCACCGCCGCGAACGGCCTGATGACCGGCATGTTCACGGCCGCGCAGGACGCCCACCGCGGGGTGATGGACCGGTTCCGGACCCTACCGATGAGCCGCACCGCCGTACCGCTCGGACAGACGGCCGCCGACCTGCTGACCACCGGCGTGTCGATGGTGCCGCTGATGCTGGTGGGGCTGGCGATGGGCTGGCGCATCGAGAACGGCCTGTCCGGCGCGCTCGGCGCGCTCGGCGTGCTGCTGTTGTTCCGCTTCGCCACCGCGTGGGTGGGCACGTACCTCGGTCTGCTGAGCAGCAGCGAGGAGGCGGCCGGCCAGCTCGGCAGCGCCACCTTCGTCCTGCCGATGCTCTCCAGCGCGTACCTGCCGACCGCGGGGCTGCCCGGGTGGCTGCGCGCGGTCGCCGAGTGGAACCCGATCAGCGCGGTCGCCACCGCCGTGCGCGAGCTGTGCGGGAACGCGGGGGGCGCGGCCGAGGCCGGCGCCGCCTGGCCCGCCGCCCATCCTGTGGCGGGGGCGTTGCTGTGGTCGGGCGTGCTGCTCGCGCTGTTCGTACCGTTGGCGACGCGCAGGTTCGCACGCGGCCGGTAG
- a CDS encoding TetR/AcrR family transcriptional regulator: MTAGGRPAEPEVIWSRPQRAGRGPRPAHSRESIASEAVRIADEEGIDAVSMRRVASGIGAGTMSLYNYVPRKEDLYELMVDAVSGEYELPPPTGDWRADLLALARGTRALMHRHPWLPRLLNPVYGFGPNALRYLEYSLDCLAPLDVPDGEKLELIAAVNGTVATFVASESAMAERARTLPWGEAEEQRVRTAWLGSRLATGEYPRLAAALVAGGPVPGAGLDMDTVFDRSMARLLGAWDA, encoded by the coding sequence ATGACAGCCGGCGGGCGACCCGCTGAACCCGAAGTGATCTGGTCCCGCCCCCAGCGGGCCGGCCGCGGCCCCAGGCCCGCGCACAGCCGTGAGTCCATCGCGTCCGAGGCGGTGCGGATCGCCGACGAGGAGGGGATCGATGCCGTCTCCATGCGGCGCGTGGCGTCCGGGATCGGCGCCGGGACGATGTCCCTCTACAACTACGTGCCGCGCAAGGAGGACCTGTACGAGCTGATGGTCGACGCGGTCAGCGGGGAGTACGAGCTCCCGCCGCCGACCGGCGACTGGCGGGCCGACCTGCTCGCGCTGGCCCGTGGGACACGCGCGCTGATGCACCGCCATCCCTGGCTGCCGCGCCTGCTGAACCCTGTCTACGGCTTCGGCCCGAACGCCCTGCGCTATCTGGAGTACAGCCTGGACTGCCTGGCTCCGCTCGACGTCCCCGACGGCGAGAAGCTGGAGCTGATCGCCGCCGTCAACGGCACCGTCGCGACCTTCGTGGCCAGCGAGTCGGCCATGGCCGAACGGGCCCGGACCCTGCCTTGGGGCGAGGCGGAGGAACAGCGCGTACGGACGGCCTGGCTCGGCTCCCGGCTGGCCACCGGGGAGTATCCGCGGCTGGCGGCGGCCCTCGTCGCCGGCGGTCCGGTCCCCGGTGCCGGGCTCGACATGGACACGGTGTTCGACCGCTCGATGGCCCGGCTCCTGGGGGCCTGGGACGCGTAG
- a CDS encoding CaiB/BaiF CoA transferase family protein, protein MTTEPLPLDGITVVAVEQAVSAPFATRQLADLGARVIKVERPDGGDFARAYDTAAHGLASHFVWANRGKESIALDLKDPRGREVLHGLLGGADVFVQNLAQGAAARLGLDSAALCARYPRLVAVDVSGYGAEGPYAHKRAYDMLVQCEAGLVSVTGTPEQPVKAGIPAADIAAAMYAFSGVLAALLRRGVTGRGGRVEVSMLDALAEWMGHPLHHTMHGGEQPVRTGLAHAVIAPYDAYATADGDRVLLSVQNDREWRRLAQQVLEQPGLADDPAYATNAARTVNREKTDAVVAEALGRLGADEAIGRLEAAGIACARLNSVAQLAGHPQLAARDRWREVGTPAGPLRALLPPIGLPGGAAPHMGAVPALGEHTDSLLRALGMADAQISELRRDGVIG, encoded by the coding sequence ATGACCACCGAACCGCTCCCCCTGGACGGCATCACCGTCGTCGCCGTCGAACAGGCCGTCTCGGCCCCCTTCGCCACCCGCCAGCTCGCCGACCTGGGCGCCAGGGTGATCAAGGTCGAGCGGCCCGACGGCGGCGACTTCGCCCGTGCCTACGACACGGCCGCGCACGGTCTCGCCTCGCACTTCGTGTGGGCCAACCGGGGCAAGGAGTCCATCGCGCTCGACCTGAAGGACCCGCGCGGCCGGGAGGTCCTGCACGGACTGCTGGGCGGGGCCGACGTCTTCGTGCAGAACCTCGCGCAGGGGGCCGCCGCCCGACTCGGGCTCGACTCGGCCGCACTGTGCGCGCGGTACCCCCGACTGGTCGCCGTGGACGTCTCCGGCTACGGGGCCGAGGGCCCGTACGCCCACAAGCGCGCCTACGACATGCTCGTACAGTGCGAGGCGGGCCTGGTGTCGGTGACCGGCACCCCCGAACAGCCCGTCAAGGCGGGCATCCCGGCGGCCGACATCGCGGCGGCCATGTACGCCTTCTCGGGCGTCCTGGCCGCCCTGCTGCGCCGCGGGGTCACCGGGCGCGGCGGCAGGGTGGAGGTGTCCATGCTGGACGCGCTCGCCGAGTGGATGGGCCATCCGCTGCACCACACGATGCACGGCGGCGAGCAGCCCGTACGAACCGGCCTCGCGCACGCGGTGATCGCACCCTACGACGCCTACGCGACGGCCGACGGGGACCGGGTGCTGCTGTCGGTGCAGAACGACCGCGAGTGGCGGCGGCTGGCACAACAGGTGCTGGAACAGCCTGGGTTGGCGGACGATCCGGCGTACGCGACGAACGCGGCGCGCACCGTGAACCGGGAGAAGACCGACGCGGTGGTGGCCGAGGCGTTGGGCCGGCTCGGCGCGGACGAGGCGATCGGGCGACTGGAGGCGGCGGGCATCGCGTGCGCGCGGCTGAACTCCGTGGCCCAGCTGGCCGGGCATCCGCAGCTCGCGGCCCGGGACCGTTGGCGGGAGGTGGGCACACCGGCCGGTCCGCTGCGGGCCCTGCTGCCGCCGATCGGGCTGCCGGGCGGCGCGGCACCGCACATGGGTGCGGTGCCCGCGCTGGGTGAGCACACCGACTCCCTGCTGCGCGCCCTGGGGATGGCGGACGCACAGATCTCGGAACTGCGCCGGGACGGTGTGATCGGGTAG
- a CDS encoding ATP-binding cassette domain-containing protein, which produces MTTTYAVLSEGLEKNYGEVHALRGLDLAVPEGTVCGLLGPNGAGKTTAVRILTTLTAPTGGRALVAGHDVTRDPAAVRRAIGVTGQYASVDGDLTGRENLRLFARLAGLRGRAGRARADELLERFGLGEAADRTAATWSGGMKRRLDLAAGLVTRPRVLFLDEPTTGLDPAAREQIWTAVRELVEEGSEGTTVLLTTQYLEEADRLAGQIVVVDRGRVAATGTPARLKARIGARAEVTVAEPGALARAAAVLDQLTGGRPVLDERELTVGVTVLDAALTLPRIIRELDTAGVPVTDAGLRPPTLDEVFLRLTQPRGTAVEAATADQEYAA; this is translated from the coding sequence ATGACGACTACGTACGCTGTACTTAGTGAAGGTCTGGAGAAGAACTACGGGGAGGTCCACGCCCTGCGCGGCCTCGACCTCGCCGTTCCCGAGGGCACCGTCTGCGGCCTCCTCGGGCCCAACGGCGCGGGCAAGACCACCGCCGTCCGGATCCTCACCACCCTGACCGCCCCCACCGGCGGCCGCGCCCTCGTCGCCGGCCACGACGTCACCCGGGATCCCGCGGCCGTCCGCCGCGCGATCGGCGTCACCGGCCAGTACGCCTCCGTCGACGGAGACCTGACCGGCCGCGAGAACCTCCGGCTCTTCGCCCGGCTGGCCGGACTGCGCGGACGCGCGGGCCGGGCCCGCGCCGACGAGCTGCTGGAGCGCTTCGGACTCGGCGAGGCCGCCGACCGGACGGCCGCCACCTGGTCGGGCGGCATGAAGCGGCGCCTGGACCTGGCCGCCGGCCTGGTCACCCGCCCGCGGGTGCTGTTCCTCGACGAGCCCACCACCGGCCTGGACCCGGCGGCCCGCGAGCAGATCTGGACGGCGGTGCGGGAACTCGTCGAGGAGGGCTCCGAGGGCACCACGGTGCTGCTCACCACCCAGTACCTGGAGGAGGCCGACCGACTGGCCGGCCAGATCGTGGTCGTCGACCGCGGCCGGGTCGCCGCCACCGGCACTCCGGCCCGGCTGAAGGCCCGGATCGGCGCCCGCGCCGAGGTCACCGTCGCCGAGCCCGGGGCGCTCGCGCGCGCCGCGGCCGTCCTCGACCAGCTCACCGGCGGCCGGCCCGTGCTCGACGAGCGGGAACTGACCGTCGGCGTCACCGTCCTCGACGCTGCCCTCACCCTGCCGCGGATCATCCGGGAGCTCGACACCGCCGGAGTCCCGGTCACGGACGCCGGCCTGCGCCCGCCGACCCTCGACGAGGTGTTCCTGCGCCTCACCCAGCCCCGCGGCACCGCCGTCGAGGCCGCCACCGCCGATCAGGAGTACGCCGCATGA
- a CDS encoding GntR family transcriptional regulator — translation MTAFAPDSLVLNRKLPLWYQVSQSLRASILGRTPDASLRLPTEEQLAGHYGVSVLTMRQALKELEGEGLISRHRRRGTFIEPGALRSTPVRLLGSVDAIVAQQSGDRTTILGHGRTAVSGELLEHFPGTAEVVTYRRLRHDRESGEPTNWAENAVLPEFAEAVNLADLERWPMTKVLRDIVGVRISRITDTVEARLADPETAELLQVPLLSPILHYTGVTYDEDGRVVDVARIRYRGDRFSFTVTVDAH, via the coding sequence GTGACCGCCTTCGCCCCCGACTCGCTGGTACTGAATCGGAAGCTGCCGCTCTGGTACCAGGTGTCGCAGTCACTGCGCGCCTCGATACTGGGGCGCACCCCGGACGCCTCGCTGCGCCTGCCCACCGAGGAGCAGCTGGCCGGGCACTACGGGGTGAGCGTGCTGACCATGCGGCAGGCGCTCAAGGAGCTGGAGGGTGAGGGGCTGATCAGCCGGCACCGGCGGCGCGGCACCTTCATCGAGCCGGGCGCCCTGCGCAGCACCCCGGTCCGGCTGCTGGGCTCGGTCGACGCGATCGTGGCCCAGCAGTCGGGCGACCGTACGACGATCCTCGGGCACGGCCGCACCGCCGTGTCCGGGGAGCTGCTGGAGCACTTCCCCGGCACGGCCGAGGTGGTCACCTACCGCCGCCTGCGCCACGACCGGGAGAGCGGGGAGCCGACCAACTGGGCGGAGAACGCGGTCCTCCCGGAGTTCGCCGAGGCGGTGAACCTCGCCGATCTCGAACGCTGGCCGATGACGAAGGTCCTGCGGGACATCGTGGGGGTGCGCATCAGCCGGATCACGGACACCGTGGAGGCCCGGCTGGCCGACCCGGAGACGGCCGAGCTGCTCCAGGTGCCGCTGCTGAGCCCGATCCTGCACTACACGGGCGTGACCTACGACGAGGACGGCCGGGTGGTGGACGTGGCCCGGATCCGCTACCGCGGCGACCGGTTCTCCTTCACGGTGACGGTCGACGCGCACTGA